The Natronogracilivirga saccharolytica region TATTTACAATGGCTCATGATATTGATATGAACGAACACTTTGCCCGGACCAAACCGGACCGGGGGATACTGAGTGAAACCCTTTTCAAAAATGAACACACTTCCCTGGTGGTGATGCATCTGGCACCGGGTGAGGAGCTGAATGAACACACTTCAAAGTTTCCGGTATGGATACAGACCATCGAAGGTGACGGAAAACTCAAGACGCCGGAGGAAGAGTACGAAATGACCCCCGGCGGATGGATCTATCTTGAACCTGCCGAAGAGCATGCGGTTTTTCCCACCTCGGATGCCGTGCTTCGCTTTGCCCTGATAATCATGAAGAAGCAGTAACAACTTACAGGACCGGCCATTAAGCGATGATTCGGAAATGGTACTATATACCGGCCCTGTTGTTTCTGGCTCTGACCCTTGTCAGCGGTATTTGGCTCCGTTTGCAGTGGGCCTGGCCCCAGTGGATGCTGTTTCGCGCCGATTACCTGATACACGGACAC contains the following coding sequences:
- a CDS encoding cupin domain-containing protein, with product MAHDIDMNEHFARTKPDRGILSETLFKNEHTSLVVMHLAPGEELNEHTSKFPVWIQTIEGDGKLKTPEEEYEMTPGGWIYLEPAEEHAVFPTSDAVLRFALIIMKKQ